From Clostridium sp. SY8519:
GCAGTGTCTTGACGGAACCTGGCATTTATTGTATAAAAAGTAAAGTATGATAGAAAAAATAAAATTAGCGGGTATCAGCTTCGCTGCAGGCGGTATGAACGACTATCTGCAGGAAGTAGAGACTTACCTGAATAACGAGGAACTGAATAGTATCGAATTCATCAGCGCGAATTCCATGGCGAAGGCTTCCGATAATCCGGCCATGCAGGAATGCTTTGACCGGCTGGATCTGCTGATCCCGGCGGATGAACTGCTGATCAGCGAACTGACGGAAGCAACGGGACGCCCGGTGGAACTGGTGCGCCCGGAGGATCTGCTCCATCAGATGATCCGGCTGATTGCCAGAGAATCCAAGAACATCTACCTTCTGATGCAGAATGATAGGTACCGGGAGGAAATGCAGGAGATGCTCCATGAGGCATACGGGGATCAGGTGTCTGTTGTCGGCGTGGACAGCATGGATGCGGAATCCGGGGATCTGGTTGATACAGTGAATGAGATCAATGTGGTGGAACCGGATGTGGTGTTCGCGGTTCTGGAATGTCCCGGCCGGGAAGCGTTTTTCCTGAAGTACGGGCGCATGATCAACGCAAAGCTCTGGCTGACCGTGTCCTTTGAGAACATTTCGGTAGGCGACAAGAAGTCGGAAAGCCCGTTCCGGCGTTTCCTGACTTCCCGAAAGATCCGGCGCCAGATCCAGAATTCCGAGGAGGCAGAGACAGCCGCGCCTCCGGAAGACACAGCGGAGCAGGAAACAGAAGAGTAGAAAACGGATCCATATCGGATCCATATACATATACAAAATTCATATACAGAAGATTTTTCCGGCAGCCTTGGGCTGCCGGTTTGTTTTTTCGGGATGGCAGCCCTTGCAGTCTGTACAGCCGTCTCGCTTTTTCGGGCGGCGGTCCGTGGAACAGGAAGCGGGGCAGTCTGCCCGCTTCTGTACAGTTCTGTACAGCCTTGTGCAGCCGGCGCATCCGATTATTTGGGGGGAATTGCATAAAAATAAGCAAATTCCTCTTTACTTTTTTTGTACTATTGCTTAATATAGAGAATAGCAGAAGGTAAGACAAGGGAAATTTACTAAAATTAATTGTGAAAAATGTCCAAATTGGAGGCGCCGAAATATGATATCAAATCAGATACTTCAGAATACAATCGATGGTCTGAAAGACATTACGCATATTGATTTCTGCCTGATTGACACAGAGGGCAAGGTGTTAGCCAGCACATTCCAGGACACGGACAAATATCTTGCTCCGGCGAAAGCATTTGTAGATTCACCGGCAGACAGCCAGGTGGTATCCGGCTGTCAGTTTTTCAAAGTATTTGACGAATACCAGATGGAATATGTGCTTCTTGCCAACGGGGAAGGGGAGAATCTCTACACAATCGGAAAGATTGCGGCATTTCAGATCCAGAATCTTTTAGTTGCCTACAAAGAGCGGTTCGATAAAGATAATTTTATCAAGAATCTGCTGTTAGACAATCTGCTTTTGGTGGATATCTACAACCGGGCGAAAAAGCTGCACATAGAGACAGAAGTGCACCGGGTCGTCTATCTCATTGAAACGGAACGGGACAAAGACGGAAACGAACTGGAAAAGATCCGCGGCGCTTTTGAAGGGAAAAACCAGGACTTTGTCACAGCGGTGGATGATAAAAACATTATCGTTGTCAAAGAGCTGGAAGAGGACGCCACACCGGAGTCCCTGTACAAAACCGCGGAAGTGATCATCTCCCTGTTAAAGTCAGATGCCCATGCCCGGGTGTCTTACGGCACGGTCGTCAATGAGATCAAGGAGGTGTCCCGCTCGTATAAAGAGGCGCGGATGGCTCTGGAAGTGGGCAAGATCTTCTTCCAGGAGCGGAACATCATCGCGTATTCCGTACTGGGCATCGGCCGCCTGATTTACCAGCTGCCGATTCCGCTGTGCAAGATGTTTATCAAGGAGATCTTCCACGGCAAGTCACCGGATGATTTTGATGAGGAGACCCTGACGACCATCAACAAGTTTTTCGAAAACAGCCTGAATGTGTCAGAGACTTCCCGCCAGCTGTATATCCACAGAAATACGCTGGTATACCGTCTGGACAAGCTGCAGAAAAGCACGGGACTGGATCTTCGGGTGTTCGAGGATGCCATTACCTTCAAGATTGCCCTGATGGTAGTCAAGTACATGAAATATATGGAAACACA
This genomic window contains:
- a CDS encoding WecB/TagA/CpsF family glycosyltransferase yields the protein MIEKIKLAGISFAAGGMNDYLQEVETYLNNEELNSIEFISANSMAKASDNPAMQECFDRLDLLIPADELLISELTEATGRPVELVRPEDLLHQMIRLIARESKNIYLLMQNDRYREEMQEMLHEAYGDQVSVVGVDSMDAESGDLVDTVNEINVVEPDVVFAVLECPGREAFFLKYGRMINAKLWLTVSFENISVGDKKSESPFRRFLTSRKIRRQIQNSEEAETAAPPEDTAEQETEE
- a CDS encoding helix-turn-helix domain-containing protein, with the protein product MISNQILQNTIDGLKDITHIDFCLIDTEGKVLASTFQDTDKYLAPAKAFVDSPADSQVVSGCQFFKVFDEYQMEYVLLANGEGENLYTIGKIAAFQIQNLLVAYKERFDKDNFIKNLLLDNLLLVDIYNRAKKLHIETEVHRVVYLIETERDKDGNELEKIRGAFEGKNQDFVTAVDDKNIIVVKELEEDATPESLYKTAEVIISLLKSDAHARVSYGTVVNEIKEVSRSYKEARMALEVGKIFFQERNIIAYSVLGIGRLIYQLPIPLCKMFIKEIFHGKSPDDFDEETLTTINKFFENSLNVSETSRQLYIHRNTLVYRLDKLQKSTGLDLRVFEDAITFKIALMVVKYMKYMETQEF